From Candidatus Tanganyikabacteria bacterium:
TATCGCGCCAGCGGTCCCCAGGACGGCCGCCGGCCCGAAGAAGGCAAACGCGGCCACTTCTCCCAGGCCCAGGCGCGACAGCGGCGCCGGCCCGGCGGTGTAGCCGATAGCCGCCAGGATGGCCGCGACGCCGATCGCGACGATCGGCCACCCGCCGTACCAGGCCAGCAGGCAACCGGCGGCGGCCGCCACGCCGAAAGCCACGGCCGCGGCGATCTCGACTTCCCGGGCCGAGGCCAGGCCGGAGGCCACGAGGCGCCTCGGCCCGACCCGCGCCGGGGCGTCCACGCCGGCTTCCCCGTCCACCGCGTCGTTGACCAGGTTCGCCCCGGCCTGCAACGCCAGCGCGCCAAGGAGCGCCAGGATCGCCGGGGCCGGCCGGAAGTCCGGGGCGTGCAGCACCGTGGCCGTGCCGACCAGGACCGGCGCCGCGCCGGCGATCAGGGTCCGCGGCCGGATGCCGGCGAGCCAGATCGCCCAACCCCGCGACCGTGCCCCGACGGGTACCAGGTCGGCCGCAGGCTTCATGGCGAGCGCCCGGGCGCCGGCCCAGAACTGCTAGCGCCGCTCACACGACTCCGCCCCGCGTCATTCCGGCGGAAGCCGGAATCTAGCCAGACCTCGGCTAGACCCCGGCTTTCGCCGGGGTGACGAAGACAGCGCAAGGTCATCTGGCGCGCCGCTATGAGTGGCGCCGGCCCGGGTTCGAGTGGCGCCGGCCCAGAATCGAGTGGCGCCGGCCCAGAATCGAGTGGCGCCGG
This genomic window contains:
- the menA gene encoding 1,4-dihydroxy-2-naphthoate octaprenyltransferase gives rise to the protein MKPAADLVPVGARSRGWAIWLAGIRPRTLIAGAAPVLVGTATVLHAPDFRPAPAILALLGALALQAGANLVNDAVDGEAGVDAPARVGPRRLVASGLASAREVEIAAAVAFGVAAAAGCLLAWYGGWPIVAIGVAAILAAIGYTAGPAPLSRLGLGEVAAFAFFGPAAVLGTAGAIRGDWAELPWLAALPTGLLAAALMLANNLRDRESDLAAGKRTLAGRLPAAAAGWLYRLLIGAGWAFPALAALVWQRPLVALAAAIAAPAAWRAWRAIRPGQGGAAVAPALGRTADLLGVAAAAFALAIALGA